A stretch of DNA from Aminivibrio pyruvatiphilus:
TCTTCGGAGGGGGCGGGAGAGCCTCCTTGAAAGGAAGAGGGAGAGGACGACCGCGGCGAGGACTCCCACTGCCGAGGCTGCCGGCACACCCCTGCGGAGGCTCCTGCGGAAGGCCGCGTCCTCCGGCGAGAGATGGGCGCCGGTGAAATTTCCTACCCGCACGCTTCCGACCCGGGTACCGCTGAAGAGAACCGGGTACTCCCGTTCCCCGTATTCCGAGCCCTCATGACCCATCATCCGGTAGTGCAGCTCCACCATCTCCCTGTCCATGCTCCACAGGACCTTCCCGTCCCCGTCCAGCAGGGCCACCACGCTGCCGTCCATCATGGCCTGTTCGGCGATCTCCGTTCCGGAATCTGCGCTCCACGAGCGGTCCTTGGCATAGATCTGCTCGAAGTAGCGGACGATTTCCCCGTGCTTCTTTTCACGGACTTCTTCGATGTAGCCCAGGAACTGCCGGTCGATGATCAGTTCGAGCACGACGGCGAGCGTAGCGGAGAAGAGCGCGGCGACCAGGATGAAGGAGAGGGTCAGACGGGCGGCAAGGGGGAGGGGGCGCTTCACGACGGTTTTCCCTCGAAACGGTATCCCGTTCCGTAGACTGTCTGGATGTAGACCGGGCGGCGTGAGTCGGCTTCGATCTTCTGGCGGATATTCTTCACGTGGACGTCGACGACCCGGTCGTATCCGTCGTAGGAGTCTCCGAAAGCGCGAAGGATGAGCTGTTCGCGGGTGAAGACCTCGAAGGGCCTGCGGGCCAGGGTGAGCAGAATCCTGTACTCGGCTGGAGTGAGGAGGACGGGGGTGTCGTTCAGAAAAACGCGCTGTTCGGCGACGCGGATGGCGAGACCGCCTTCGAAGAGGAGCGTCTGAGCGGATTCCAGGGGGTTCACCCGGCGAAGGATGGCGTTGACCCGGGCGACCAGTTCCCGGGGGCTGAAGGGCTTGACGAGATAGTCGTCCGCTCCGATGTCGAGGCCGTTCAGCCTGTCCGCCTCGGCGGCCTTCGCCGTGAGCATGATGATCGGGACCCGGGAGGAGGAGCGGATGCGGAGGCAGATTTCCTCTCCGCTCACGTCGGGCAGCATCAGGTCGAGGACCACGAAATCGATGTCCAGCGAGTCGAAGAGGGCCAGCGCCCTTTCTCCGTCCATAGCCTCGAAAACCCGGTGTCCTTCCCTTTCCAGGTAGGCCCGCACCACGCTCAGGGCCTTCGGTTCGTCCTCCACAACGAGGATGTTCATCTCATCGCCTCCGTCCAGGGCCATCTGTGAGAATGATAAAGGGAGCGGGTCTTTTCAGTCAATTTTCGCTGAAAGACCCGCTCCCGGAGACACTTCGCCCTTCCCGGCGCTCAGTGGCAGGCGTCCTGCTTCGGTGCGCCGGAGGAAGATTCGGCTGCCGGAGCCGGTGCCGCCTGCGAACCCTGGGCTGCGCCGTGGTTGTGGGCGCTGTTTCCCGATACTGAAGCCGCGCTGTGGTCATGGGTTCCGCTGCCGGCGCCGGATGCTGCCCCCGGAAGTTCCGTCTTCATCGGGCACGCCTTGCCGGAGGCTT
This window harbors:
- a CDS encoding response regulator transcription factor, whose amino-acid sequence is MNILVVEDEPKALSVVRAYLEREGHRVFEAMDGERALALFDSLDIDFVVLDLMLPDVSGEEICLRIRSSSRVPIIMLTAKAAEADRLNGLDIGADDYLVKPFSPRELVARVNAILRRVNPLESAQTLLFEGGLAIRVAEQRVFLNDTPVLLTPAEYRILLTLARRPFEVFTREQLILRAFGDSYDGYDRVVDVHVKNIRQKIEADSRRPVYIQTVYGTGYRFEGKPS